The Fusobacterium russii ATCC 25533 DNA window CAGAAATTTGAATATCTTTACTGTTTGTAAGACTTAAATTTATTGCCTCATCAAGTGTAAGTTCACGTGCAAAAAGTGAACCAGTTAACAGAAAAAAAATTGATAATAACTTTTTCATAATTGATGCTCCTTATTTTAATTTTAAAAATGAATATATAGACTTCTATTGATTTAACATTTTTTTAATATTTTTTAAGACGAAGTCCCTATTTTCTTTCATTGCTTTTGAACTTAGGAGTTTTTTAACCTCTGATAAGCTTTTAATTTTAAAAATCCCATTTACCACTTCAAAAGTATCATCTATTAAAAAATTTGCCCTTATTCCTTCTATCATTTTTGCATAAGTAAAAACTTCATTTTCTTTAAAATCAGTGTACTTATTTAAATTTTTCTTCAATGTATCTATATGAATATCCGGCAAATTATAAATTCTATCCATGTTTCTACTACTCAAAATTTCCAGATTTTTTAGCAAGTTGGCAAGAATAAGTTCAAGTTCAAGTTCTTCGTCTTTAAGAGTTAATCTATATTTTATATACTTATCCAAAAAATCATTTAAATTTTTAGAAAAGTTTGTACACTCATCCATTTTTCTTTTCAGTAAGCCTTCATACTCATCAATAACTATGGAAAGTATTTCATCTTTTGATGAAAAATATGTATAGAAACTGCCCTTTGAAATATTGCATTGTGAAGTTAAAGAATTTATTGATACTTTTGTATAGCCGTTTTCAAGAATACTTTGCTTAAACGTATATAGAATTAGTTCTTTTTTATTTTCCTTCTCCATATAATTATAAACTCCTTTCAAAAATGACCGAGCGGTCATTGACCGAGTGGTCATTGTTGATATAATAGAATATTTTATAAATTATGTCAAGTTTTTTATTTTGAATGGAAGTTTCACATTAATTTTTTGTTTAAGCTTGAAGGAGTGACTAAATTAAATTTCCTTGATAAAAAATATCTAAAATGATAAAATTAAATAATATGATTTTAAAATTACATAGGGGGATTTTATGAATTACAGGATAGAAACACTGATTTCAAGAGCAGAAGTTGAAAAGAGAATAAAAGAACTTGCAAAAAAAATCGAAAGTGAATATAAAAATAAAGATTTGATTTGTGTTGGTCTTTTAAAAGGGTCAGTAATGTTTTTAAGTGATTTAATAAAGGAAATTGATTTACCACTTCAAATAGATTTTATGAATGTTTCTAGTTATGGAGATGAAACTACAACAAGTGGAAATGTAAAAATTTTAAAAGATACAGATTTAGATGTCAATGGAAAAAATGTATTGATAATTGAAGATATTATTGACACTGGAATTACACTTGAATATGTTTTAGCAATGTTTAGAGCAAAGGGAGTTTCTAGTGTAAAAGTTTGTACACTTTTAAGCAAGCCAGAGAGAAGAAAAGTAAAAGTTTTTGTTGATTATATAGGTTTTGAAATTCCTGACAAGTTCGTTGTAGGTTATGGGCTTGATTATACACAGAAATATAGAAACTTACCTTATATAGGTGCAGTAGTTTTTGAAGAAAATTAATATTAAGTAGAGTTGAAGTATATGTCATTTAATTATAAAAAAAAATATGGACAAAACTTTTTAAATGAAGAATTTGAAGTTTTGAATAAAATAATAAAGCTCTCAAATATCACAGATGAAGATAGTATTTTGGAAATAGGTCCGGGTCAAGGTGCTTTAACCTCTTTACTTGTAGATAGAGTGAAAAATATAGTCTGTGTTGAGGTTGATAAAGAACTAGAGAATATATTAAATAAAAAATTTTCCAGCAAAAGAAATTTCAAATTGATAATGGGAGATATTTTAGAAGTAGATTTAAGAAAGCATTTATCTTCTAAGACTAAAGTTGTTGCAAATATTCCTTACTATATAACTTCTCCAATTATTAATAAGATAATAGAACACAGAGATTTAATCGATGAAGCATATATAATGGTGCAGAAAGAAGTTGGAGAAAGGATTTGTGCAAAGTCTGGGAAAGAAAGGTCAGTTTTAACTTTAGCTGTAGAATATTATGGAGAGGCGAGTTATTTATTTACTATACCAAGAGAACATTTTAAACCAATACCTAATGTAGATTCAGCATTTATAAAGATAAAATTATATAAGGAAAATCATTATCAAAATAAAATAGATGAAAATTTATTTTTTAAATATATAAAAGCAGCCTTTTCAAATAAAAGAAAAAATATAGTGAATAATTTCTCTACATTAGGGTATTCAAAGGATTTTATAAAGAATATTTTAAAAGAAGTAGGGATTTCTGAAAACGAGAGAGCTGAAAATATAAAAATAGATGACTTCATAAGATTGATAGAACTTTTTGAAAAGAATGAGATATAGAGGAAAAATAATAATGAATAAAAGTTATGAATTTATAATTGAAAGTAGAAGAGAGGATATAGATTTTATAAACAAGATTATAGAGGCTTATGAGGGAGCAGGTGTGGTCCGAACCTTAGATCCTATAAAGGGGATAATAAGTGTTATATCTACAGATGATTTTAAAGACTTTATGAGAGATATATTAGTAGATTTAGGTAAAAAGTGGGTAAAATTAGAAATTATAGAAGAAGGAATCTGGAAAGGAAAATTATAGAGGAGTGTGTTATGGAAAGACTAGAAAGTTTAATAAATTTTATTATTAAAGAACTTGTGGATACTAAAGATAAAGTTAGTATAACTTATGAAATTTTAGATTCAAATGTGACATTTAAAGTATCGGTTGCAAAGGGAGAAATGGGTAAAATTATAGGAAAAAATGGTCTTACTGCCGGAGCAATAAGAGGAGTTATGCAGGCAGCAGGAGTAAAAGATAAATTAAATGTAAATGTTGAATTTATAGACTAAGGAGCAAATATGGAGCTTTTAGTTGCTGGGAAGATATTGGGAACTCATCATTTAAAAGGTGAGGTAAAGGTACTTTCTTATATTGAAAACATAGAACTTCTACAGGGAAATAAAATAGTTTTGGAATTAGAAAATTCGCAGACTAAACTTTTTACTGTAAGAAAAATAGAATCTTTTGTTGCGAATAAATGGATTTTTTCTTTTGAAGAAATAAAAAATAAGCAAGATGCCACGGAGATAAGAAATGCACTTATCAAGGTTAGAAGGGATTTAGTTGGAATGACAGAAGATGAATACCTTATGAGTGATTTGATAGGTCTGAAAGTTTATGATATAAAAAATAATGAATATTTAGGAGATATAACAGAGATTTTTGAAACGGCAGCTCATGATATTTATGTAATAGACACTGAAGAATATGAAATTATGATACCTGATGTGGATGTATTCATAAAAAAAATTGACTACCAAAATAAAAAAATGGAAGTTGATTTAATTGAAGGTATGAAAGAAATGAAGAAAAAGAATAAGGAGAAAAGAGATTAAGTTCTAAAAGCTTAAGAATCTCTATCTGAAATATTAATATGAAAATAAATATTTTAACATTATTTCCTAAAATGTTTGAAGGTTTTATAAATGAGAGCATAATAGCAAGAGCAATTAAATCAAACTTAGTGGAAATAAAT harbors:
- a CDS encoding TetR/AcrR family transcriptional regulator, coding for MEKENKKELILYTFKQSILENGYTKVSINSLTSQCNISKGSFYTYFSSKDEILSIVIDEYEGLLKRKMDECTNFSKNLNDFLDKYIKYRLTLKDEELELELILANLLKNLEILSSRNMDRIYNLPDIHIDTLKKNLNKYTDFKENEVFTYAKMIEGIRANFLIDDTFEVVNGIFKIKSLSEVKKLLSSKAMKENRDFVLKNIKKMLNQ
- the hpt gene encoding hypoxanthine phosphoribosyltransferase, translated to MNYRIETLISRAEVEKRIKELAKKIESEYKNKDLICVGLLKGSVMFLSDLIKEIDLPLQIDFMNVSSYGDETTTSGNVKILKDTDLDVNGKNVLIIEDIIDTGITLEYVLAMFRAKGVSSVKVCTLLSKPERRKVKVFVDYIGFEIPDKFVVGYGLDYTQKYRNLPYIGAVVFEEN
- the rsmA gene encoding 16S rRNA (adenine(1518)-N(6)/adenine(1519)-N(6))-dimethyltransferase RsmA, which codes for MSFNYKKKYGQNFLNEEFEVLNKIIKLSNITDEDSILEIGPGQGALTSLLVDRVKNIVCVEVDKELENILNKKFSSKRNFKLIMGDILEVDLRKHLSSKTKVVANIPYYITSPIINKIIEHRDLIDEAYIMVQKEVGERICAKSGKERSVLTLAVEYYGEASYLFTIPREHFKPIPNVDSAFIKIKLYKENHYQNKIDENLFFKYIKAAFSNKRKNIVNNFSTLGYSKDFIKNILKEVGISENERAENIKIDDFIRLIELFEKNEI
- a CDS encoding DUF4911 domain-containing protein; protein product: MNKSYEFIIESRREDIDFINKIIEAYEGAGVVRTLDPIKGIISVISTDDFKDFMRDILVDLGKKWVKLEIIEEGIWKGKL
- a CDS encoding KH domain-containing protein; its protein translation is MERLESLINFIIKELVDTKDKVSITYEILDSNVTFKVSVAKGEMGKIIGKNGLTAGAIRGVMQAAGVKDKLNVNVEFID
- the rimM gene encoding ribosome maturation factor RimM (Essential for efficient processing of 16S rRNA) yields the protein MELLVAGKILGTHHLKGEVKVLSYIENIELLQGNKIVLELENSQTKLFTVRKIESFVANKWIFSFEEIKNKQDATEIRNALIKVRRDLVGMTEDEYLMSDLIGLKVYDIKNNEYLGDITEIFETAAHDIYVIDTEEYEIMIPDVDVFIKKIDYQNKKMEVDLIEGMKEMKKKNKEKRD